A genomic region of Lonchura striata isolate bLonStr1 chromosome 8, bLonStr1.mat, whole genome shotgun sequence contains the following coding sequences:
- the STK11IP gene encoding serine/threonine-protein kinase 11-interacting protein: MAAAETLVHGLARLLQDAGDLVLDGSSTLTLLTSTLQHLTQVFEQHLGSRNQNRGFVALPSHPAETAAILQAQFLFDVLQKTHSLKLVHVPNCVLQSAVKIFPFKSLRHLELRSVPPHCLRGLRFVYSQLESLTCCKCISTLEEIISACGGDLSCALPWLELQTVNFGYNSITALDDSLQLLNALRILDLSHNKIQDCEHYLTTLTELEYLNLAYNFLSKVPNLGIFSRSKLVTLILRNNELDSINGVEQLVNLQHLDVAYNLLLEHAQLAPLSTLHYLKKLHLEGNPIWFHQNHRSAALVHVSPRAAFSNFFLDGEPLSSSDLMHLPRLVQSVSQSIHTSTSEKTALDRSALESSCAADFSDSQSPSENVAVRVPRKKSKGKVKVRRASISEPSDTEHEPQALPLSAGLVLEHQKEMKRLASFRDRFGADWLQYKRHLEEHDQAPVMSRSRSADEITGRPAAVNLQSESSDPEQGKPQVSQEERSSPPSDDTAKEEEPEVQLDEPMEGEQGGEEEADELMLGEEEEDKVEVDLCQPVLVSQIEGEGDPEPDWIFLRVTAKHVIEVELKAARVLHKLELKCLKNVETSELTWKRMDLERVFPVLTLHFSYIRKDRQKRRYVVLDDCPEQCLQCILEVLSPAVEENRQNQDQEKGCMKLQCLKCKQEFSQSLPPWHQGSYSSELGDTKILETLVASDQGPAAAGKPIACPSCSSDHVVILPSEECSSTPLPPGADSTSEDLSDSVLEGGSQQEGPEETSVLASESRKFYIGGEDSSEIDTSNSARSPELSAEPDSALHPACHGSERGPGKEQGVRSQHLSLCHTDTNGGSLMGSYHYSGSRGPTPSTLSLNSESEETWNLSPSVNSVLNVRDFRSVDHRLKLYLDMEVFEENAEEFQCFLKVVMVKFGRPGEFLSILVASDLKIYVLEVTGAIRGQPADWLKKNDSHYLSDISHLEVGLCHQTLRMEFENPKTSYNLLIRSQSCCDQFLQTLTDLMQELPAKHRSKVKEIPIVEMNPQHWLWPLLDSKTTDSQAADDTCFFYLLAYLIQGASAFPVTLLSTRSMLFLLEENHQWQVQPSLDEDHEAEMPPRSNIQLKEKQPITSISSIITYRLCPCDIKLMLYDEVLKLESTWHIRTECPELLVELVEWIRGPWEEMFSIELQKAVYEALE; encoded by the exons ATGGCGGCGGCGGAGACGCTGGTGCACGGCCTGGCGCGGCTGCTGCAGGACGCCG GGGACCTCGTCCTGGACGGCTCCAGCACGCTGACGCTGCTCACCTCCACCCTGCAGCACCTCACGCAGGTCTTCGAACAGCACCTGGGCTCCCGCAACCAGAACCGCGGCTTCGTGGCGCTGCCCTCGCACCCCGCCGAGACAGCCGCCATCCTCCAGGCGCAGTTCCTCTTCGACGTCCTGCAGAAGACTCACTCTCTGAAG CTTGTTCATGTTCCAAACTGTGTTTTGCAATCTGCTGTGAAGATCTTCCCTTTCAAGTCCCTCCGGCATCTGGAA TTGAGGTCTGTCCCTCCACACTGCCTCCGGGGACTGCGATTTGTCTATTCTCAGCTGGAATCTCTAACCTGCTGCAAATGTATCAGTACACTGGAG gaaataatttcagcatGCGGTGGAGATCTGAGCTGTGCTCTCCCATGGTTGGAACTGCAGACTGTGAACTTCGGCTATAACTCAATCACTGCCTTGGATGACTCACTG CAATTACTGAATGCTCTGAGGATCTTGGATTTGAGTCACAACAAGATCCAGGATTGTGAACACTACTTAACG ACCCTTACAGAGCTAGAATACCTCAATCTGGCATACAACTTCCTGTCCAAGGTGCCAAACCTTGGCATCTTCAGCCGATCCAAGCTGGTGACTCTGATCCTGCGCAACAATGAGCTCGACAGCATTAATG GGGTGGAACAGCTTGTGAATCTGCAACACCTGGATGTGGCCTATAACCTGCTGCTGGAACATGCCCAGCTGGCACCATTGTCCACTCTGCactatttaaaaaaa CTGCATTTGGAGGGAAACCCGATATGGTTCCATCAAAATCACCGATCTGCAGCCCTTGTCCATGTGTCTCCCAGGGCAGCCTTCTCCAAT TTCTTCTTGGACGGGGAGCCACTCTCTTCCTCAGACCTAATG CACCTTCCACGACTTGTGCAAAGTGTGTCCCAGTCCATCCACACTTCTACCTCAGAGAAGACTGCACTGGACCGCAGTGCACTGGAGAGTTCCTGTGCTGCAGACTTCAGCGACAGTCAGTCCCCATCAGAGAATGTGGCCGTCAGGGTCCCTCGAAAGAAAAGCAAG ggaaaagtcaaAGTGCGCAGAGCAAGTATTTCAGAGCCAAGTGACACAGAACATGAGCCACAGGCATTACCCCTCTCTGCTG GTCTGGTCCTAGAGCATCAGAAGGAGATGAAGCGCTTGGCCAGCTTCAGGGATCGCTTTGGTGCTGACTGGCTGCAGTACAAGAGACACCTGGAGGAGCATGACCAAGCGCCTGTCATGTCCCGCAGCCGTTCTGCAGATGAGATCACAGGCAGGCCTGCTGCAGTGAACTTGCAGAGTGAGAGCTCTGACCCAGAGCAAGGAAAGCCCCAGGTATCCCAGGAAGAAAGATCCTCTCCTCCTTCGGATGACACTGCAAAGGAGGAAGAGCCTGAAGTACAGCTGGATGAGCCTATGGAAGGAGAACAGGGGGGAGAAGAGGAGGCAGATGAGCTAATGcttggagaggaagaagaggataAGGTAGAAG TGGACCTGTGCCAGCCAGTGCTGGTGAGCCAAATAGAAGGTGAAGGGGACCCAGAGCCAGACTGGATCTTCCTGCGAGTCACAGCTAAGCATGTGATTGAGGTGGAACTGAAGGCTGCCAGAGTCCTCCACAAGCTGGAACTGAAATGCCTAAAGAATGTGGAGACCTCTGAGTTGACCTGGAAGAGGATG GACCTGGAGCGAGTTTTCCCTGTCCTCACGTTGCACTTCAGCTACATTCGCAAGGACCGGCAGAAGCGCAGATATGTGGTGCTTGACGACTGCCCCGAGCAGTGTCTGCAG TGTATCCTTGAAGTGTTGTCCCCAGCTGTTGAGGAGAATCGGCAAAATCAGGACCAAGAGAAGGGATGCATGAAGCTCCAGTGCCTGAAATGCAAGCAGGAGTTTTCACAGTCCCTGCCACCCTGGCATCAAGGTTCCTATTCTTCAGAGCTTGGAGACACCAAAATCCTGGAGACTCTAGTTGCCTCAGATCAAG gtcctgcagcagctggtaAGCCCATAGCCTGTCCCAGTTGTTCCAGTGACCATGTGGTCATTCTGCCTTCAGAGGAGTGCTCCAGCACACCTCTGCCACCTGGTGCCGACAGCACGAGTGAGGACCTGTCAGACTCTGTGCTGGAGGGAGGCAGCCAGCAGGAGGGCCCAGAGGAAACATCTGTCCTGGCCAGCGAGAGCAGGAAGTTCTACATTGGTGGGGAGGACAGCTCGGAGATAGACACCAGCAACAGCGCCAGGAGCCcggagctgagcgccgagccTGACAGCGCTCTTCATCCCGCCTGCCACGGGTCAGAGCGCGgccctgggaaggagcagggcgTGAGGAGCCAGcacttgtccctctgccacacGGACACCAACGGGGGCAGCCTGATGGGAAGCTACCATTACAGTGGTTCTCGGGGACCCACTCCTTCCACGCTCTCTCTGAACTCTGAGTCCGAGGAAACGTGGAATCTCAGTCCTT CTGTGAACAGCGTCCTGAACGTGAGGGACTTCCGCTCAGTGGATCACCGCCTGAAGCTGTACCTGGACATGGAAGTTTTTGAGGAGAATGCTGAGGAGTTCCAGTGCTTCCTCAAG GTGGTCATGGTGAAGTTTGGCCGGCCAGGAGAGTTCCTCTCAATCCTGGTTGCTTCTGATCTCAAGATTTATGTTCTGGAAGTCACTGGAGCTATCAG GGGACAACCTGCAGACTGGCTGAAGAAGAATGACTCTCACTACCTGTCTGATATTTCTCATCTGGAAGTGGGACTCTGCCACCAGACCTTGCGAATGGAGTTTGAGAACCCAAAAACTTCCTACAATCTGCTGATCCGGAGCCAAAGCTGCTGTGACCAGTTCCTGCAGACCTTGACAG ATCTCATGCAAGAACTGCCTGCTAAGCACAGGAGTAAGGTGAAGGAAATCCCCATTGTGGAAATGAATCCCCAACATTGGCTATG GCCTCTGCTGGACTCCAAGACCACTGATTCTCAAGCTGCAGATGACACTTGTTTCTTCTACCTGCTAGCATACCTCATCCAAG GGGCATCTGCGTTTCCTGTGACCCTGCTGAGTACCCGAAGCATGCTATTTCTGCTGGAAGAGAATCACCAGTGGCAGGTGCAGCCCTCCTTGGATGAAGACCATGAAGCAGAAATGCCTCCTAGGAGCAACATCCAGTTGAAGGAGAAGCAGCCAAT